The sequence TTCCTTAAATGCCATCGATCCTGCAATCTTAAATGCCATCTCTGATGAGTCGACTTCGTGGTAAGAACCATCTACAAGGGTAGCTCGGAAGTCCAAAACAGGGTATCCTGCCAAAACACCGTTTTCCATTGCTTCCTGTATACCTTGATCAACCGGACCAATGTACTCTTTAGGTATGGAGCCTCCAACAACCTTGTTGACGAATTCGTATCCTTCGCCGGGCTCTCTAGGCTCAAGCTCAATCCATACATGTCCGTACTGACCTCTACCACCGGATTGTCTTGCAAATTTGCCTTCCACCTTGACAGCTTTTCGAATTGTTTCTCTATAAGCTACTTGAGGCTTTCCAACGTTTGCTTCGACTTTAAATTCTCTGAGCATCCTGTCTACGATTATGTCAAGATGAAGCTCGCCCATTCCTGAAATTATAGTTTGTCCTGTTTCAGGATCAGTAAACGTCTTGAATGTAGGATCTTCTTCAGCAAGTTTCTGGAGAGCTATGCTCATTTTGTCCTGTCCCGATTTTGTCTTAGGCTCTATGGCCACTGATATTACAGGCTCAGGGAATTCCATAGACTCAAGTATTACTGGGTTGGAATCTACGCAAAGAGTATCTCCCGTAGTCGTATCCTTAAGTCCTACCGCAGCAGCGATGTCTCCGGTATAAACCTTGTCTATTTCTTCTCTGTGATTGGCATGCATTTGAAGTATACGTCCGATTCTTTCCTTTTTACCCTTTGTAGAGTTGAAAACGTAAGAACCGGAGTTAAGCACGCCTGAATATACTCTAAAGAAAGCAAGCTTTCCAACAAAGGGGTCAGTCATGATCTTGAATGCAAGAGCCGAAAAAGGACCGCTGTCATCTGCTTTTCTTTCAATTTCTTCTTCTGTTTTAGGATCGATTCCCTTGATTGCAGGGACATCCAATGGTGAAGGCATATAAGCAACAACTGCATCTAGCATCGGCTGAACGCCTTTGTTCTTGTATGAAGACCCGCAAAGAACCGGAATCATGCTAACAGCCACAGTTGCTTTTCTGATAGCTCTAGCAATCTCTTCAGCGCTTATTTCTTCGCCCTCAAGGTATTTCATCATTAGTTCTTCATCGTAATCAGATACAGATTCAAGAAGCTTTTCTCTGTATTCCTCTGCAAGCTCTGCCATGTCTTCAGGAATTTGCACTACTTCGACGTCTTTTCCCTCGTCATCTTTATAGATGATCGCGTTCATTTGAACCAGATCAACCAGCCCAAGGAATGTATCTTCTTTTCCGATTGGAAGTTGTATAGGCACAGCATTCGCACCGAGTCTTTCTTTCATCATATCAATAACATTGTAAAAATCCGCACCTAGAATATCCATTTTGTTTACATAAGCCATTCTAGGAACTTTGTATTTGTCGGCTTGACGCCATACTGTTTCTGACTGAGGCTCAACCCCACCTTTTGCACAGAATACTGCAACTGATCCATCAAGTACACGTAGCGATCGTTCAACTTCCACTGTGAAGTCAACGTGTCCTGGTGTATCTATGATGTTTACCCTATGATTCTTCCACTGACAAGTAGTAGCGGCAGAGGTAATTGTAATACCTCTCTCCTGCTCCTGCTCCATCCAGTCCATCTGGGAAGCTCCTTCGTGAGTTTCTCCGATTTTATGAATCCTTCCGGAATAATACAATATTCTTTCGGTAGTGGTGGTTTTGCCTGCATCAATATGAGCCATAATTCCGATGTTTCTAGTCATTTCCAAACTAAATTCTCTTGACACAGTCTCCATCCTCTCTTAATACAAGAAACTAATCGTCTCTTTTTACCATCTATAATGTGCGAAAGCCTTGTTGGCTTCTGCCATTTTGTGAGTATCTTCTTTTTTCTTCACTGCTGCACCTGCGCTGTTGATAGCGTCCAACAGTTCAGCTGACAATCTTGCTTGCATTGTTTTTTCGTTTCTTGCTCTTGAGTATCTTACAAGCCATCTAAGTCCTAGAGCTTGTCTTCTTTCAGGTCTGATTTCAATCGGAACCTGGTAAGTCGCTCCACCTACTCTTCTTGCTTTAACCTCAAGTACAGGCATGATGTTGTTCAACGCCTCTTCAAAAACTTCCAATGCTTCTCTGCCTGTTTTTTCGGCAACTGTATCGAATGCTCCGTATACAATTCTCTGAGCTACTCCTTTTTTGCCGTCAAGCATAATGTTATTAACAAGTTTTGTTACCAAAACGCTATTGTACAGCGGATCTGGCAATACTTCTCTTTTTGGTACTGGTCCTTTTCTTGGCACTTTGCTTCCCTCCTTAATAATAAATTATTCATCGGTACTCGACTCGTCTAGTGCGCCGTCGTGCGTAATATCTATTTGTATATTATAAACACTGTCTATAATTCATAGTTATTGCACAATTATTTCTTTGTGGCTTTTGCACCGTACTTTGATCGAGCTTGTTGTCTGTTTTGCACTCCAGCAGTATCTAACGCTCCCCTGATGATTTTGTATCTAACACCAGGAAGGTCTTTGACTCTTCCACCTTTGATCAAAACGACGCTATGTTCCTGCAGGTTATGTCCGATTCCCGGAATGTATGCAGTAACCTCAGTTCCGTTTGTAAGTCTTACCCTAGCGATTTTTCTAAGCGCAGAGTTAGGCTTTTTAGGCGTAGTAGTTCTTACAGCTGTACAAACACCTCTCTTTTGAGGGTTGTTCTTAAGCGCAGGAGAGTCTGATTTGTATTCAACCTTTTCTCTTCCCTTTTTTACAAGCTGACTAATAGTTGGCATTTTTGTGTTGCACCTCCTTTTATTTTTATATATATAAGGCACTTAGCCTAATATCCGCAAAAACGGCCCCCTCTGTTGATGGAGGGGGAGTAAATAGCACTGACTATTCTTTTAACAGGGCCGCAGCTGCAGTTTTTCTTTCAATACCGCATGCCTGCCCCAAGTCTTCCATACTATCTACATAAATTATTTCAACATTGTTGTTTTTACAAGCGCTTTCCACTTCATCAGTGATGTGGCCGTCTGCATCTTTCGCCAAATAAACCAGCCTGGCTTCGTTGGCTTTAACAGTTTTTACAGTCTGTCTCGTGCCTACGACGACGATGCCTGCCTTAAGCTCATCGAGCATGATGTTTCCTCCTTTTGATGATCCAAGGATGCGCTAATAAATTTTATCACTAGCGCATCCCCCTGTCAACTATTTTATAGATCATCTATAATCACGTCTGAGATGTCAATTTCATCTATGGTTTCCGCTAAAGCGTCAATTTCGCCTTCTGACTCCTCGTCGTCAAGCTCAACTTCCCTGTATTTCTTTACTCCCGTTCCGGCAGGAACAAGTTTTCCAATTATTACATTTTCCTTGAGTCCTATTAGCGGATCCACCTTGCCTTTGATGGCAGCATCCGTAAGAACTCTGGTAGTCTCCTGGAACGATGCCGCAGACAGGAATGAATCAGTTGCCAAAGAGGCTTTGGTTATACCCATAAGAACTCTAGAAGCGGTCGCTGGCTCCAAACCTTCAGCGATTGCTCTTTCATTTTCTTCTTCAAATGCAAATATATCTACAAGGCTTCCCGGAAGCAGTTCAGTTTCTCCTGATTCTTCCACTTTCACCTTCCTAAGCATCTGCCTGGCAATCAATTCAATGTGCTTATCGCTGATATGTACTCCTTGGAGTCTGTATACCTTTTGAACTTCCTGAAGAATGTACTTTTGAACTCCGCCTATGCCTTTAATGCTTAGTATGTCGTTGGGATTGATAGAACCGTCGGTAATCTCATCACCAGCTTCGATTAGGTCACCGTCCCGAACCTTGAGTCTTGATCCATATGGAATGAGGTAGACTTTTTCTTCGCCATCCCCTAAAACAGCTAGTTCCTTTTTCTTCTTGGTTTCCCTCAACTCAACTTTACCGTCGATTTCCGAAATAATCGCAAGACCTTTAGGTTTTCGAGCCTCAAAAAGCTCCTCGACCCTTGGAAGACCTTGAGTTATATCATCCGCACTCGCTACACCACCGGTATGGAATGTACGCATCGTAAGCTGCGTTCCCGGCTCCCCGATTGACTGAGCCGCGATTATGCCTACTGCTTCTCCGGTTTGAACAGGCTCCCAAGTCGTCAGATCCACGCCATAGCACCTAGCGCAAACACCGACTCTTGATTGGCAGTTCGTTATGGAGCGTATGTTTACTTCCTTGATCCCCAGCTTCTCAATGTGCACCGACATCTTCTTGGTTATAATCGTATTTGCTTCAACCAACACTTCTCCCGTCTCAGGATTCTTGATGTCTTCAAAGGCGTACCTTCCTGCAATTCTGTCTTTCAGTGTTTCTATTATCTCCCCATTGTCGTCTATATCCTTTGCGATATAGCCTTTTGTGGTTCCACAATCGTCTTCTTTTATTATTACATCCTGACTGACGTCTACAAGCCTTCTCGTCAGGTAACCGGAATCTGCCGTTCTAAGCGCTGTATCAGCAAGACCTTTTCTTGCACCGTGTGTGGATATGAAAAACTCCAGCACGTTAAGCCCTTCTCTAAAGTTCGATCTGATAGGAAGCTCAATAATCTTTCCTGACGGACTGGCCATCAGACCACGCATTCCAGCAAGCTGTCTTATCTGGTTCTTGCTTCCTCTGGCTCCTGAATTGGCCATCATGTTGATAGGATTAAGGGGATCTAAATGCTCCATTAAAGCATCTGTGACCCGGTCAGTTGTATCATTCCAGATCTCAATAACCTTCTCATATCTTTCATCTTCAGA comes from Alkalibacter saccharofermentans DSM 14828 and encodes:
- the fusA gene encoding elongation factor G: MSREFSLEMTRNIGIMAHIDAGKTTTTERILYYSGRIHKIGETHEGASQMDWMEQEQERGITITSAATTCQWKNHRVNIIDTPGHVDFTVEVERSLRVLDGSVAVFCAKGGVEPQSETVWRQADKYKVPRMAYVNKMDILGADFYNVIDMMKERLGANAVPIQLPIGKEDTFLGLVDLVQMNAIIYKDDEGKDVEVVQIPEDMAELAEEYREKLLESVSDYDEELMMKYLEGEEISAEEIARAIRKATVAVSMIPVLCGSSYKNKGVQPMLDAVVAYMPSPLDVPAIKGIDPKTEEEIERKADDSGPFSALAFKIMTDPFVGKLAFFRVYSGVLNSGSYVFNSTKGKKERIGRILQMHANHREEIDKVYTGDIAAAVGLKDTTTGDTLCVDSNPVILESMEFPEPVISVAIEPKTKSGQDKMSIALQKLAEEDPTFKTFTDPETGQTIISGMGELHLDIIVDRMLREFKVEANVGKPQVAYRETIRKAVKVEGKFARQSGGRGQYGHVWIELEPREPGEGYEFVNKVVGGSIPKEYIGPVDQGIQEAMENGVLAGYPVLDFRATLVDGSYHEVDSSEMAFKIAGSMAFKEGCKKANPVILEPIFKIEITVPEDYMGDVIGDLNSRRGRIEGMDPRGNVQVIRGFVPLSEMFGYATDLRSKTQGRGVYSYQFSHYEEVPKSVAEKIMEGKK
- the rpsG gene encoding 30S ribosomal protein S7 — translated: MPRKGPVPKREVLPDPLYNSVLVTKLVNNIMLDGKKGVAQRIVYGAFDTVAEKTGREALEVFEEALNNIMPVLEVKARRVGGATYQVPIEIRPERRQALGLRWLVRYSRARNEKTMQARLSAELLDAINSAGAAVKKKEDTHKMAEANKAFAHYRW
- the rpsL gene encoding 30S ribosomal protein S12, whose product is MPTISQLVKKGREKVEYKSDSPALKNNPQKRGVCTAVRTTTPKKPNSALRKIARVRLTNGTEVTAYIPGIGHNLQEHSVVLIKGGRVKDLPGVRYKIIRGALDTAGVQNRQQARSKYGAKATKK
- a CDS encoding ribosomal L7Ae/L30e/S12e/Gadd45 family protein, yielding MLDELKAGIVVVGTRQTVKTVKANEARLVYLAKDADGHITDEVESACKNNNVEIIYVDSMEDLGQACGIERKTAAAALLKE